Proteins encoded within one genomic window of Triticum aestivum cultivar Chinese Spring chromosome 2D, IWGSC CS RefSeq v2.1, whole genome shotgun sequence:
- the LOC123051019 gene encoding uncharacterized protein has translation MEVAISAVAGEIVSRFISFLMNKYHSSSHAQPEEKVVERLQHLLMRAGAIVEEADARYITNSGMMMQLKMLSEAMYRGHSLLDASRYRALQDSAGFDKVSSNDPSSSSLYFAIPLKRSRTATEKDDKAMRLGSHGALENLEIAVANMAEFVVLLGGCERMSRRPYDVYLYTDNFMFSRHAEKQKLLSFLLEQNDPPGDHAPAVIPVIGGVAVRKKTLVAHVCGDERVRSRFSSILHLNGDSHLKMLDDGRTMFGSTTLVIIEFASDVGDEDSKNFQPFFRRMGRGSKIIIVSKLKRLARFGSVKPIFLSALSYHELRYLFKTLAFGSADPAEHPRLVQIADEIAKVLHSVQGSLVEANVFADVLRRNLDVQFWCCILNKGIRLVKRNLSIYGVHPTLLIEQGQPVDITDLASHPLCMIPHKIKEESPSVSLGALVADPSIRPEGDFSLVAWESRIPPHKSFVHYVTSRAQDTHEGSSTSSGRRKRRGVPF, from the coding sequence ATGGAGGTTGCCATATCTGCAGTTGCAGGTGAAATTGTGAGTCGGTTCATCTCCTTCCTGATGAACAAGTACCACTCCTCCAGCCATGCACAGCCAGAGGAGAAGGTGGTAGAGAGGCTGCAGCATCTCCTGATGAGAGCTGGCGCCATTGTCGAGGAGGCGGACGCTCGATACATAACAAACTCTGGGATGATGATGCAGCTCAAGATGCTCTCGGAGGCCATGTACCGAGGTCACAGCCTGCTCGATGCCTCGAGGTACCGAGCCCTCCAAGACAGCGCAGGCTTCGACAAGGTTAGCAGCAACGACCCATCTAGCAGCAGTTTGTATTTTGCCATTCCCCTCAAGCGTTCTAGAACAGCTACGGAGAAAGACGACAAGGCCATGCGCCTCGGGTCACATGGTGCCTTGGAAAATTTAGAAATTGCTGTTGCTAACATGGCTGAGTTTGTTGTGCTTCTGGGTGGATGTGAGCGCATGTCTCGAAGgccatatgatgtttatctttacaCCGACAACTTCATGTTCAGCCGACACGCTGAAAAGCAAAAGCTCTTGAGCTTCTTGTTGGAGCAAAACGACCCTCCTGGTGATCACGCACCGGCAGTTATTCCGGTGATAGGTGGTGTCGCAGTTAGGAAGAAAACTTTGGTTGCTCATGTGTGTGGTGACGAAAGGGTTCGCTCACGCTTCTCCTCTATTTTGCACTTGAACGGAGACAGCCATTTGAAGATGCTTGACGATGGAAGGACCATGTTTGGGAGCACAACGCTGGTAATTATTGAGTTTGCTTCTGATGTAGGCGACGAAGACTCGAAAAACTTTCAGCCGTTTTTCAGAAGGATGGGCAGAGGAAGCAAGATCATCATCGTAAGTAAACTTAAAAGATTAGCGCGGTTTGGATCGGTGAAGCCAATTTTCCTTAGCGCTCTATCTTACCATGAGTTGAGGTACCTTTTCAAGACACTAGCATTTGGAAGTGCAGACCCGGCAGAACATCCACGGCTAGTACAAATAGCAGATGAAATCGCCAAGGTGCTGCACAGTGTGCAAGGTTCACTTGTGGAAGCAAATGTGTTTGCGGATGTGCTGAGAAGGAACCTCGATGTTCAGTTCTGGTGTTGCATACTGAACAAGGGGATCAGACTGGTTAAAAGAAACCTGTCCATATACGGAGTGCACCCAACCCTGCTTATAGAGCAAGGCCAGCCAGTGGACATAACGGACCTCGCCTCGCATCCACTTTGCATGATACCGCACAAAATCAAGGAGGAATCGCCAAGCGTGTCGTTAGGGGCACTTGTAGCAGACCCTAGCATCAGACCGGAAGGAGACTTCAGCCTGGTAGCATGGGAATCAAGGATACCCCCTCATAAATCATTTGTTCATTATGTCACAAGTCGTGCTCAGGATACACATGAAGGTAGCAGCACCTCTTCGGGGAGGAGGAAGCGCCGAGGCGTGCCATTCTAA
- the LOC123051021 gene encoding uncharacterized protein, translating into MEVAMSAVAGELVSRFISLLMSKYHSSIHAQSKEQNLAKRLRHLLMRVGTVVEEADGRYITNSGMLAQLKMLSEAMYGGYRVLDTLMYRALRNSAGFDEVSSNDSFNSHLYLIKRSRRMADGAGCLESDGALESLEAAAANMTEFVMLLGGCERMSRRPYDTYLYTDNFMFSRHAEKQKLLSFLLQHNDPPGGGQATAVLPIIGGAKVGKKTLVAHACGDERVRARFSSVLHLNGDSLLRHGRTKFGVKMLVVIEFASDVGDDDWKRFHSLVTRMGRGSKIIIVSRLQRLARFGSVKPIFLSAMSYDELRYLFKTLSFGSEDPAEHPQLVQIADEFAKNFHGTEGSLVATNAYADVLRRNLDVKFWRRILDKGMRMVKRNLAIYGMHPNTLIYHGHPVDITDFALHPLRMTPYSVRFPVREKWPSVTFGDLITNPGIRPKGDFTLVTWESRIPPHRSFPNFVTSCAQDTHEGSPLSGRKRQGVAI; encoded by the coding sequence ATGGAGGTTGCCATGTCCGCAGTTGCAGGCGAACTTGTCAGCCGGTTCATCTCCTTGCTGATGAGCAAGTACCACTCCTCCATCCATGCACAATCGAAGGAGCAGAATCTGGCGAAGCGGTTGCGGCATCTCCTGATGCGCGTTGGCACCGTCGTCGAGGAGGCGGACGGGCGGTACATAACCAACTCCGGGATGTTGGCCCAGCTCAAGATGCTCTCCGAGGCCATGTATGGAGGGTACCGTGTGCTGGACACCTTGATGTACCGCGCCCTCCGAAACAGCGCGGGCTTCGACGAGGTTAGCAGCAACGACTCATTCAACAGCCACTTGTATTTAATCAAGCGTTCTCGGAGGATGGCCGACGGGGCCGGGTGCCTCGAGTCGGACGGTGCCTTGGAAAGCTTAGAAGCTGCTGCTGCTAACATGACAGAATTTGTTATGCTTTTGGGTGGTTGCGAGCGCATGTCGCGTAGGCCTTATGACACTTACCTTTACACTGACAACTTCATGTTCAGCCGGCATGCTGAGAAGCAAAAGCTCTTGagcttcttgttgcagcacaacGACCCTCCTGGTGGTGGTCAGGCAACGGCCGTTCTTCCGATCATAGGGGGCGCCAAAGTCGGGAAAAAAACTTTGGTTGCTCATGCGTGTGGCGATGAAAGAGTTCGCGCACGCTTTTCTTCTGTTTTGCACTTGAATGGTGACAGCCTTTTGAGGCATGGACGGACCAAGTTTGGGGTGAagatgttggtagttattgagtttGCTTCTGATGTAGGTGATGATGACTGGAAaaggtttcactcattggtcacaAGAATGGGCAGAGGAAGCAAGATCATCATTGTAAGTAGACTTCAAAGATTAGCCCGATTTggatcggtgaaaccgattttccTAAGTGCTATGTCTTACGACGAGTTGAGATACCTTTTCAAAACACTATCCTTCGGGAGCGAGGACCCCGCAGAACATCCACAGCTAGTACAAATAGCAGATGAATTTGCCAAGAATTTCCACGGTACAGAAGGTTCACTTGTCGCCACAAATGCTTATGCAGATGTGTTGAGAAGGAATCTGGATGTTAAGTTTTGGCGTCGCATATTGGACAAGGGGATGAGAATGGTTAAAAGAAACCTTGCCATTTACGGCATGCACCCGAACACGCTTATCTACCATGGTCACCCAGTGGACATAACGGACTTTGCTCTGCATCCACTTAGAATGACACCTTATAGTGTTAGGTTTCCTGTCAGGGAGAAATGGCCAAGTGTGACATTTGGGGATCTTATAACAAATCCTGGTATTAGACCCAAAGGAGACTTCACTCTAGTTACATGGGAATCAAGGATACCACCTCATAGATCATTTCCTAATTTTGTTACAAGTTGTGCTCAGGATACACATGAAGGTAGCCCCCTGTCAGGGAGGAAGCGACAAGGAGTGGCAATCTAA